The following proteins are co-located in the Polymorphospora rubra genome:
- a CDS encoding dienelactone hydrolase family protein, with translation MNVQTTETQIKIGQIRLDADLVVPPDAEGLVVFAHGSGSSRHSPRNRAVAAVFNERHLATLLVDLLTAEEEQVDLQTAELRFDIGLLADRLVNIVDWLGDSRATPPLPIGLFGASTGGAAALVAAAAARDHIRAVVSRGGRPDLAGPALADVRAPVLLLVGELDHEVVELNRQAAKMLCAGTELRIIPEATHLFEEPGALEQVADEAATWFHDHLTVPA, from the coding sequence GTGAACGTCCAGACAACCGAAACCCAGATCAAGATCGGCCAGATACGCCTCGACGCCGACCTGGTGGTGCCGCCCGACGCCGAGGGGCTGGTCGTCTTCGCCCACGGCAGCGGCAGCTCCCGGCACAGCCCGCGCAACCGGGCGGTGGCCGCGGTCTTCAACGAACGTCACCTGGCCACCCTGCTTGTCGACCTGCTCACCGCCGAGGAGGAGCAGGTCGACCTCCAGACCGCCGAGCTGCGGTTCGACATCGGGCTCCTCGCCGACCGGCTGGTCAACATCGTGGACTGGCTGGGGGACAGCCGGGCCACGCCGCCGCTGCCGATCGGGCTGTTCGGCGCCAGCACCGGCGGGGCCGCCGCCCTGGTCGCCGCCGCCGCGGCCCGCGACCACATCCGGGCGGTGGTGTCGCGGGGCGGCCGGCCGGACCTGGCCGGCCCGGCGCTCGCCGACGTACGGGCACCCGTCCTGCTGCTGGTCGGCGAACTCGATCACGAGGTGGTCGAACTGAACCGGCAGGCCGCCAAGATGCTGTGCGCCGGCACCGAACTGCGGATCATCCCGGAGGCCACCCACCTCTTCGAGGAGCCCGGTGCGCTGGAACAGGTGGCCGACGAGGCCGCCACCTGGTTCCACGACCATCTGACGGTGCCGGCCTGA
- a CDS encoding HNH endonuclease family protein, which yields MIANLPVAGEVRTGYNRDLFPHWIDANNNGCNTRYEVLIAEATTRPSVGSGCTLSGGRWYSYYDGVTTTTPSGFDIDHMVPLAEAWDSGARSWTNSRRQAFANDLGDARSLVAVTASSNRSKGDRDPAEWTPSRDLCRYIGEWTAVKTRWRLTVDTAEKNALTSRAAGCSNVTLTVTHAF from the coding sequence ATGATTGCCAACCTGCCGGTCGCCGGCGAAGTGCGTACGGGCTACAACCGGGACCTCTTCCCGCACTGGATCGACGCGAACAACAACGGCTGCAACACCCGCTACGAGGTGCTCATCGCCGAGGCGACCACCCGCCCGTCGGTCGGTTCCGGCTGCACCCTGTCCGGCGGCCGCTGGTACTCGTACTACGACGGGGTCACCACCACCACGCCCAGCGGCTTCGACATCGACCACATGGTGCCGCTGGCCGAGGCGTGGGACTCCGGCGCCCGCAGCTGGACCAACTCGCGCCGGCAGGCGTTCGCCAACGACCTCGGCGACGCCCGGTCGCTGGTCGCCGTCACGGCCAGCAGCAACCGCTCGAAGGGCGACAGGGACCCGGCGGAGTGGACGCCGTCGCGCGACCTGTGCCGCTACATCGGGGAGTGGACGGCGGTCAAGACCCGCTGGCGGCTCACCGTCGACACCGCCGAGAAGAACGCCCTAACCAGCCGTGCCGCCGGCTGCTCCAACGTCACGCTGACCGTCACCCACGCCTTCTGA
- a CDS encoding phospholipid carrier-dependent glycosyltransferase codes for MDSAQTVREQPDVSVNSASGDGPDDGPDRPARGIPAIVRRRLAPFDARLDPWSWVATGVVVAIAAILRLVGLGHPPGKIFDEIYYARDAWGLVTKGVEWNYTDNVASYVVHPPLGKWLIGLGQWAFGYADTEQNISVAGHLVTLSPEVGWRVVPAIIGTLSVLIMVRTARRLFRSTVLGCAAGLLVALDGFHLVLSRTALLDIFIMFFVFAAFAALVVDRDARRRRWLNAMEAGLDPSRPGRAGRPTFDWRDGVPWWRLLAFVLMGCAVAVKWSALAFVPVFVLMILWWEAGARRSAGVRRPWRDTLLDESGWLILGGVVLALTYLATWTGWFLSDEGYYRHWRADSGLSEPPVIGALLNLAHYHSEAYKFHSTLDTSHTYQSWPWQWLLLGRPVAFYWSTDGTCGAASCAAEILLLGTPLLWWSFLPAIVAVAWLGIARRDWRAGTILLALAAGLLPWFYYALDDRTMFNFYTAPAQPFLVLAVVYVLGAIIGPVRPPAPAGEPGAPPPAEIDAGAADSGADGAAGPGVGRAGEPPAGLDASGAAPAEGSDVIVTGEKPAADDTGSTSSGGSDRRLVGAVIAGVYVLLVAICFAYFHPVFVGKLLPYAEWSARMWLGSRWI; via the coding sequence ATCGACAGCGCGCAGACCGTACGCGAACAACCGGATGTATCGGTCAACTCCGCGTCCGGCGACGGACCGGACGACGGACCGGACCGCCCGGCGCGCGGCATCCCGGCGATCGTACGGCGTCGTCTGGCGCCCTTCGACGCGCGCCTCGACCCGTGGTCCTGGGTCGCGACCGGCGTGGTCGTCGCGATCGCCGCGATCCTGCGCCTGGTCGGGCTGGGACACCCGCCGGGCAAGATCTTCGACGAGATCTACTATGCCCGCGACGCCTGGGGCCTGGTCACCAAGGGCGTCGAGTGGAACTACACGGACAACGTCGCGTCCTACGTGGTGCATCCGCCGCTGGGCAAGTGGCTGATCGGGCTCGGCCAGTGGGCCTTCGGCTACGCCGACACCGAGCAGAACATCTCGGTCGCCGGCCACCTCGTGACGCTCTCGCCGGAGGTCGGCTGGCGGGTCGTCCCGGCGATCATCGGCACCCTGTCGGTACTCATCATGGTCCGGACGGCCCGCCGACTCTTCCGCTCCACCGTGCTCGGCTGCGCCGCCGGTCTGCTGGTCGCCCTCGACGGCTTCCACCTCGTGCTGTCACGCACCGCGCTGCTCGACATCTTCATCATGTTCTTCGTCTTCGCCGCATTCGCCGCCCTGGTGGTCGACCGCGACGCGCGCCGCCGCCGCTGGCTGAACGCGATGGAGGCGGGCCTCGACCCGAGCCGCCCCGGCCGGGCCGGCCGGCCCACCTTCGACTGGCGCGACGGGGTCCCGTGGTGGCGGCTGCTCGCCTTCGTGTTGATGGGCTGCGCCGTCGCGGTCAAGTGGAGCGCGCTGGCCTTCGTGCCGGTCTTTGTGCTGATGATCCTGTGGTGGGAGGCCGGCGCCCGCCGGTCGGCCGGCGTACGGCGCCCGTGGCGGGACACGCTGCTCGACGAGTCCGGCTGGCTGATTCTCGGTGGCGTGGTGCTGGCGCTCACCTACCTGGCGACCTGGACCGGCTGGTTCCTCAGCGACGAGGGCTACTACCGGCACTGGCGGGCCGACTCCGGCCTGTCGGAACCGCCGGTCATCGGGGCGCTGCTCAACCTGGCGCACTACCACTCCGAGGCATACAAGTTCCACAGCACCCTCGACACCTCGCACACCTACCAGTCGTGGCCGTGGCAGTGGCTGCTGCTCGGCCGTCCGGTGGCGTTCTACTGGTCGACCGACGGGACCTGCGGGGCCGCGAGCTGCGCGGCCGAGATCCTGCTGCTCGGCACGCCGCTGCTGTGGTGGTCGTTCCTGCCGGCCATCGTGGCGGTGGCCTGGCTCGGCATCGCCCGGCGCGACTGGCGGGCCGGCACGATCCTGCTCGCCCTGGCCGCCGGCCTGCTGCCCTGGTTCTACTACGCCCTCGACGACCGCACGATGTTCAACTTCTACACCGCGCCGGCCCAGCCGTTCCTGGTGCTGGCGGTGGTCTACGTGCTCGGTGCGATCATCGGACCGGTCCGGCCGCCGGCGCCGGCGGGTGAACCCGGCGCACCACCGCCGGCGGAGATCGACGCCGGTGCCGCCGACAGCGGCGCGGACGGCGCGGCAGGGCCGGGCGTCGGCCGGGCGGGCGAGCCACCGGCCGGGCTCGACGCGTCCGGCGCCGCGCCGGCCGAGGGCTCCGACGTGATCGTGACGGGCGAGAAGCCGGCGGCCGACGACACCGGGTCGACGTCGTCGGGCGGCTCCGACCGTCGCCTCGTGGGCGCGGTCATCGCCGGCGTGTACGTCCTGCTGGTGGCGATCTGTTTCGCCTACTTCCACCCTGTTTTCGTCGGGAAGCTGCTGCCCTATGCCGAGTGGTCGGCGCGGATGTGGTTGGGCAGCCGCTGGATCTGA
- the rsmI gene encoding 16S rRNA (cytidine(1402)-2'-O)-methyltransferase, with protein sequence MSDKGRLVLVGAPLGNPADASTRLRETLAEADIVAAEDTRRLTRLARDLDVTVAGRIVSYFEGNEERRTPDLVRSIMDGALVALVTDGGMPSVSDPGYRLVRATLDAGAPVTAAPGPSAVTTALAVSGLPSDRFCFEGFLPRTGGPRRARLRALATEERTLIFFESPHRIAGTLADLAATFGADRPAAVCRELTKTYEEVLRRPLGDLARWAADGDPRGEITLVVAGAPAGPPPRPTDAELRAEVADRETAGLSRRDAIEAVATEHALRKRDVYQIVHTPT encoded by the coding sequence TTGTCCGATAAAGGGCGACTGGTGCTAGTCGGTGCACCGCTCGGAAATCCCGCCGACGCCTCCACCCGGCTACGCGAGACCCTCGCCGAGGCCGACATCGTCGCCGCCGAGGACACCAGACGCCTCACCCGGCTGGCCCGCGATCTCGACGTCACCGTCGCCGGGCGGATCGTGTCGTACTTCGAGGGCAACGAGGAACGCCGTACCCCCGACCTGGTTCGGTCGATCATGGACGGTGCGCTGGTCGCGCTGGTCACCGACGGCGGCATGCCGAGCGTCTCCGATCCCGGCTACCGTCTGGTCCGGGCCACCCTCGACGCCGGGGCACCCGTCACCGCCGCCCCCGGACCGAGCGCCGTCACCACCGCACTCGCCGTCTCCGGCCTGCCCAGCGACCGGTTCTGCTTCGAGGGCTTCCTGCCCCGCACCGGCGGCCCGCGCCGCGCCCGGCTACGCGCCCTCGCCACCGAGGAACGCACCTTGATCTTCTTCGAGTCGCCGCACCGGATCGCCGGCACCCTCGCCGACCTCGCCGCCACCTTCGGCGCCGACCGGCCCGCCGCAGTCTGCCGCGAGCTGACCAAGACGTACGAGGAGGTGCTGCGCCGACCGCTCGGTGACCTGGCCCGGTGGGCGGCCGACGGCGACCCGCGGGGCGAGATCACGCTCGTCGTCGCGGGCGCGCCGGCCGGCCCGCCGCCGCGCCCGACCGACGCCGAACTCCGGGCCGAGGTCGCCGACCGGGAGACCGCCGGCCTGTCCCGCCGCGACGCCATCGAGGCCGTCGCCACCGAACACGCCCTACGCAAACGCGACGTCTACCAGATAGTCCACACCCCCACCTGA
- the metG gene encoding methionine--tRNA ligase translates to MSHVLAAVAWPYANGPRHIGHVSGFGVPSDVFSRYMRMAGHDVLMVSGTDEHGTPIQVQADKEGVTPRELADRYNRVIVEDLHGLGLSYDLFTRTTTGNHYAVVQQIFEGLYANGYIVPKVAMGAISPSTGRTLPDRYIEGTCPICGYDGARGDQCDNCGNQLDPVDLINPRSKINGETPKFVETEHFFLDLPAFAQALGKWLDTREGWRTNVLRFSKNLLDDLQPRAITRDLEWGVPIPLDGWRDRGDKRIYVWFDAVIGYLSASIEWARRSGDPDAWRRWWAADGEGRDAGGYYFMGKDNIVFHSVIWPALLLGYSGEGDKGGEPGELGRLNLPTEVVSSEFLTMEGRKFSSSRQVVIYVRDFLARYDADALRYFIAVAGPESNDTDFTWAEFLRRNNDELVAGWGNLVNRSISLAAKNFGAVPPVDEAGLTPADEALLATARAGFDTVGELIGRHRQKQAIGEAMRVVAEANRYLSDQAPWKLKGDDDKPRMGTILHVALQVVSDANTLLTPFLPHSAQKVHELLGGTGVHAPMPSIVEVADLDGGPAYPVLTGDYTVGARWESVPLPAGRPLAAPKPVFRKLDPSIVDEELARLAE, encoded by the coding sequence ATGAGTCACGTTCTCGCCGCGGTCGCCTGGCCCTACGCCAACGGCCCGCGCCACATCGGCCACGTCTCCGGCTTCGGAGTGCCCTCCGACGTATTCAGCCGGTACATGCGGATGGCCGGGCACGACGTACTCATGGTCTCCGGCACCGACGAGCACGGCACCCCGATCCAGGTCCAGGCGGACAAGGAGGGGGTGACCCCGCGGGAGCTGGCCGACCGCTACAACCGGGTCATCGTCGAGGACCTGCACGGCCTCGGTCTGTCGTACGACCTCTTCACCCGGACCACGACCGGCAACCACTACGCCGTCGTGCAGCAGATCTTCGAGGGGCTGTACGCCAACGGCTACATCGTGCCCAAGGTCGCCATGGGTGCCATCTCGCCGTCGACCGGCCGTACCCTGCCGGACCGTTACATCGAGGGCACCTGCCCGATCTGCGGTTACGACGGTGCGCGCGGCGACCAGTGCGACAACTGCGGCAACCAGCTCGACCCGGTCGACCTGATCAACCCCCGCTCGAAGATCAACGGTGAGACGCCGAAGTTCGTCGAGACCGAGCACTTCTTCCTCGACCTGCCGGCGTTCGCCCAGGCGCTCGGCAAGTGGCTCGACACCCGCGAGGGCTGGCGGACCAACGTGCTGCGGTTCTCGAAGAACCTGCTCGACGACCTCCAGCCGAGGGCGATCACCCGCGACCTGGAGTGGGGGGTGCCGATTCCGCTCGACGGCTGGCGCGACCGCGGCGACAAGCGGATCTACGTCTGGTTCGACGCGGTCATCGGCTACCTGTCCGCGTCCATCGAGTGGGCCCGTCGCTCCGGCGACCCCGACGCGTGGCGACGGTGGTGGGCCGCCGACGGCGAGGGCAGGGACGCCGGTGGCTACTACTTCATGGGCAAGGACAACATCGTCTTCCACTCGGTGATCTGGCCGGCGCTGCTGCTCGGCTACTCCGGCGAGGGCGACAAGGGCGGCGAGCCCGGCGAACTGGGCCGGCTCAACCTGCCGACCGAGGTCGTCTCCAGCGAGTTCCTGACGATGGAGGGCCGCAAGTTCTCGTCGTCGCGTCAGGTCGTCATCTACGTACGCGACTTCCTGGCCCGCTACGACGCCGACGCCCTGCGCTACTTCATCGCGGTCGCCGGCCCGGAGAGCAACGACACCGACTTCACGTGGGCCGAGTTCCTCCGCCGCAACAACGACGAACTCGTCGCCGGCTGGGGCAACCTGGTCAACCGGTCGATCTCGCTGGCGGCGAAGAACTTCGGCGCCGTTCCGCCGGTCGACGAGGCCGGGCTCACGCCCGCCGACGAGGCGCTGCTCGCCACCGCCCGCGCCGGCTTCGACACGGTCGGCGAGCTGATCGGCCGGCACCGGCAGAAGCAGGCGATCGGGGAGGCGATGCGGGTCGTCGCCGAAGCCAACCGCTACCTGTCCGACCAGGCGCCGTGGAAGCTCAAGGGCGACGACGACAAGCCCCGGATGGGGACCATCCTGCACGTCGCGTTGCAGGTGGTCAGCGACGCCAACACGCTGCTCACCCCGTTCCTGCCGCACTCGGCGCAGAAGGTGCACGAACTGCTCGGCGGCACCGGCGTACACGCCCCGATGCCCTCGATCGTCGAGGTGGCGGACCTCGACGGCGGGCCGGCCTACCCGGTGCTGACCGGCGACTACACCGTCGGCGCCCGCTGGGAGTCGGTGCCGTTGCCGGCCGGCCGGCCGCTGGCCGCCCCGAAGCCGGTCTTCCGCAAGCTCGACCCGTCGATCGTCGACGAGGAACTGGCCCGCCTGGCGGAGTGA
- a CDS encoding TatD family hydrolase, with protein sequence MLAAMTESTETRRQRADRRAGEFPPAPEPLPRPVIDSHTHLDITITEAGTPGGGPATGDHTAATPPADPVAAIIAVAAEAGVDRLVQVGVDVASSRWGVETAARHPSVLATVALHPNEAPRLADLDEALREIETLAADDRVRGIGETGLDFFRTGEDGRAAQEASFRAHIAIAKRFGKALVIHDRDAHADVLRVLDDEGAPETVVLHCFSGDAEFAAECVHRGYVLSFAGTVTFGSATALRDAAKITPLDQLLVETDAPYLTPMPHRGRPNASYLIPLTVRALAGTTGADLDELCAAISATGDRVFGPW encoded by the coding sequence ATGCTGGCGGCGATGACTGAGTCGACCGAGACCCGCCGCCAGCGCGCGGACCGGCGGGCCGGTGAGTTTCCGCCCGCGCCTGAGCCGCTGCCCCGGCCGGTGATCGACAGCCACACCCACCTCGACATCACGATCACCGAGGCCGGTACGCCCGGCGGCGGCCCGGCGACCGGCGACCACACGGCCGCCACCCCGCCGGCCGATCCGGTTGCCGCGATCATCGCCGTCGCGGCCGAGGCCGGCGTCGACCGGCTGGTGCAGGTCGGTGTCGATGTCGCGTCGTCGCGGTGGGGAGTCGAGACGGCGGCCAGGCATCCCTCGGTGCTGGCCACGGTCGCGCTGCACCCCAACGAGGCGCCCCGGCTGGCCGACCTCGACGAGGCGCTGCGCGAGATCGAGACGCTGGCCGCCGACGATCGGGTCCGCGGCATCGGCGAGACCGGCCTGGACTTCTTCCGCACCGGCGAGGACGGCCGGGCCGCCCAGGAGGCGAGCTTCCGGGCCCACATCGCCATCGCCAAGCGGTTCGGCAAGGCACTGGTCATCCACGACCGGGACGCGCACGCCGACGTACTGCGGGTGCTCGACGACGAGGGCGCGCCGGAAACCGTCGTACTGCACTGCTTCTCCGGCGACGCCGAGTTCGCCGCGGAGTGCGTACACCGGGGCTACGTGCTGAGCTTCGCCGGCACCGTGACGTTCGGCAGCGCCACCGCGCTGCGCGACGCCGCGAAGATCACCCCGCTGGACCAGTTGCTGGTCGAGACCGACGCGCCCTACCTGACGCCGATGCCGCACCGGGGACGCCCCAACGCGTCGTACCTGATCCCGCTGACCGTGCGGGCGCTGGCCGGGACGACCGGCGCCGACCTCGACGAACTCTGCGCGGCCATCTCCGCCACCGGCGACCGCGTCTTCGGCCCCTGGTAA
- the rsmA gene encoding 16S rRNA (adenine(1518)-N(6)/adenine(1519)-N(6))-dimethyltransferase RsmA translates to MGLLGPVEIRELAARLGVTPTKKLGQNFVHDPNTVRRIAAAADLDPDDVVVEVGPGLGSLTLALLPAARHVHAVELDPVLATALPDTVATYATPAEAARLTVHHADALRITAADLGDPAPTALVANLPYNVAVPVVLHLLAELPSLRRGLVMVQKEVADRLVAGPGSKVYGIPSVKLAWYASAKNAGRVPPNVFWPVPNVDSGLVAFTRREPPRADVRRDRVFAVVDAAFAQRRKMLRGALAGWAGGSEPAAAVLTSAGVDPGARGEALTVAQFAAIAAAAPGGVPAAE, encoded by the coding sequence ATGGGACTGCTTGGGCCGGTGGAGATCCGGGAACTCGCCGCGCGGCTCGGCGTCACGCCGACGAAGAAGCTCGGCCAGAACTTCGTCCACGACCCCAACACGGTGCGCCGGATCGCCGCCGCCGCCGACCTCGACCCCGACGACGTGGTCGTCGAGGTCGGGCCGGGCCTCGGCTCGCTGACCCTCGCCCTGCTCCCCGCCGCCCGGCACGTCCACGCCGTCGAACTCGACCCGGTGCTGGCCACCGCTCTGCCGGACACCGTCGCCACGTACGCGACGCCGGCCGAAGCCGCCCGGCTGACGGTGCACCACGCCGACGCGCTGCGGATCACCGCCGCCGACCTCGGTGACCCGGCGCCGACCGCGCTGGTCGCCAACCTGCCGTACAACGTCGCCGTACCCGTCGTCCTGCACCTGCTGGCCGAACTGCCGAGCCTGCGGCGCGGCCTGGTGATGGTGCAGAAGGAGGTCGCCGACCGGCTGGTCGCCGGTCCCGGCTCCAAGGTGTACGGCATCCCGTCGGTCAAACTCGCCTGGTACGCCAGCGCGAAGAACGCCGGCCGGGTGCCGCCCAACGTCTTCTGGCCGGTGCCGAACGTCGACTCCGGACTGGTCGCCTTCACCCGACGCGAGCCGCCCCGGGCCGACGTCCGCCGGGACAGGGTCTTCGCGGTCGTCGACGCGGCGTTCGCGCAGCGGCGCAAGATGCTGCGCGGGGCGCTCGCCGGCTGGGCCGGCGGCTCCGAGCCCGCCGCAGCCGTGCTGACCAGCGCCGGTGTGGACCCCGGCGCCCGTGGTGAGGCGCTGACCGTCGCGCAGTTCGCGGCGATCGCCGCGGCGGCTCCCGGCGGTGTGCCGGCCGCCGAGTAG
- a CDS encoding 4-(cytidine 5'-diphospho)-2-C-methyl-D-erythritol kinase, with amino-acid sequence MTEAWGPGGDDGQPRRGATGPVRVRVPAKINLHLGVGPLRPDGYHELNTVYHAISIHDELTARHGDTLTLTMEGEGTGELALDETNLIIRAARALAAHTRVPAHARLHLRKQIPLAGGLAGGSADAAATLLACDTLWGTGLSRDELADIGAGLGSDVPFLVHGGTALGTGHGETVSPVLARPSTWHWVVAVADGGLSTPEVYREIDRLRDAGTAPAALGSADSLLAALRQRDPAVLGAALGNDLQPAAVSLRPALADVLDAGRAAGALAGLVSGSGPTCVFLATDAADARRIAAELATTGVCREARTAHGPVAGARIV; translated from the coding sequence GTGACCGAGGCGTGGGGACCGGGTGGCGACGACGGCCAGCCGCGGCGCGGAGCGACCGGCCCGGTCCGGGTACGCGTACCCGCCAAGATCAACCTGCACCTCGGGGTGGGACCGCTACGCCCCGACGGCTACCACGAGCTCAACACCGTCTACCACGCGATCTCGATCCACGACGAGCTGACCGCCCGCCACGGCGACACCCTCACCCTGACCATGGAGGGCGAGGGCACCGGTGAACTCGCCCTCGACGAGACCAACCTGATCATCCGGGCCGCCCGCGCGCTGGCCGCCCACACCCGGGTGCCTGCCCACGCCCGGCTCCACCTGCGCAAGCAGATCCCGCTCGCCGGCGGCCTCGCCGGCGGCAGCGCCGACGCCGCCGCCACCCTGCTCGCCTGCGACACCCTGTGGGGCACCGGCCTCAGCCGCGACGAACTCGCCGACATCGGCGCCGGCCTCGGCTCCGACGTACCGTTCCTCGTCCACGGCGGCACCGCCCTCGGCACCGGCCACGGCGAGACGGTCAGCCCCGTCCTCGCCCGCCCCAGCACCTGGCACTGGGTCGTCGCCGTCGCCGACGGCGGCCTGTCCACCCCCGAGGTCTACCGCGAGATCGACCGGCTCCGCGACGCCGGCACCGCCCCCGCCGCCCTCGGCAGCGCCGACAGCCTGCTCGCCGCGCTGCGGCAACGCGACCCGGCCGTACTCGGCGCGGCACTCGGCAACGACCTGCAGCCCGCCGCCGTCTCGCTGCGGCCGGCGCTGGCCGACGTACTCGACGCCGGCCGGGCCGCCGGCGCCCTCGCCGGCCTCGTCTCCGGCTCCGGACCGACCTGCGTGTTCCTTGCCACCGACGCCGCCGACGCCCGCCGCATCGCCGCCGAACTGGCGACCACCGGCGTCTGTCGGGAAGCCCGCACCGCCCACGGACCCGTCGCCGGCGCCCGGATCGTCTGA